The following coding sequences lie in one Zingiber officinale cultivar Zhangliang chromosome 2B, Zo_v1.1, whole genome shotgun sequence genomic window:
- the LOC122046453 gene encoding 4-coumarate--CoA ligase-like 7 yields the protein MSPVPLKMEPRSAPSLDPRSGFDAASRIFHSLRPHVPLPPPDRPLSFPAYALSLLPCPLPSHPALVNAATGHAISFADLLSQVRSLAAALRSRIGLAKGHVVFILAPASLDVPALCLALLSIGAVISPVNPASTPAELARLVALSVPRIAFATSDSAGKLPRNLTAVLIDSPRFRSLFDGDGGVVEVEVEQSDVAVIHYSSGTTGMVKAAALSHRNFISKVAGFHATRKPKAEAEVFLLGAPLFHAMGLSFLLKALASGETTVVMGGRAGVKQMLQAAERYRVTAMTASPPVVVAMAKWPEPLDLEALQTITCGGAPLPEAAAVRFMMRFPRVEIRQGYGCTEGGPISWMICKEECRRVRSAGRLSHNVEAMLVDNATGERLSIGQTGELWVRSPSVMLGYVGNEQANAITFDANGWLKTGDLCYFDEDGFLHVVDRLKELIKYKAYQVAPAELEHLLQCLPGIADAAVVPYPDEEAGQIPMALIVPQPGSNLSGIEIMELIAKQVAPYKNIRKVVFTNYIPKTPSGKILRAALRNHAVFNSLSKL from the exons ATGTCACCTGTTCCACTAAAAATGGAGCCTCGATCGGCGCCGTCCCTCGATCCACGCAGCGGCTTCGACGCCGCATCCAGAATCTTCCACAGCCTGCGTCCTCACGTCCCGCTTCCGCCGCCCGATCGTCCCCTCTCCTTCCCCGCCTACGCCTTGTCCCTCCTCCCCTGCCCCCTCCCCTCCCATCCCGCCCTCGTCAATGCCGCCACTGGCCACGCCATTTCCTTCGCCGATCTCCTCTCCCAGGTCCGCTCCCTAGCCGCCGCACTCCGCTCCCGCATCGGCCTCGCCAAGGGCCACGTCGTCTTCATCCTCGCCCCCGCAAGCCTCGACGTCCCCGCCCTCTGCCTCGCGCTCCTCTCCATCGGCGCGGTTATTTCGCCCGTCAATCCCGCCTCCACCCCGGCCGAGCTCGCCCGCCTCGTCGCCCTCTCCGTTCCTCGCATCGCCTTCGCCACATCCGACAGCGCGGGCAAGCTCCCCCGCAACCTGACCGCCGTCCTCATCGATTCGCCCCGCTTCCGCTCGTTATTCGACGGCGATGGAGGAGTCGTGGAGGTGGAGGTCGAGCAGTCGGACGTGGCCGTCATACATTACTCCTCCGGTACGACGGGAATGGTGAAGGCAGCCGCGCTGTCGCATCGCAACTTCATCTCGAAGGTCGCGGGATTTCACGCGACCAGGAAACCGAAGGCGGAGGCAGAGGTGTTTCTCCTGGGAGCCCCCTTGTTCCATGCGATGGGTCTATCCTTTCTGCTGAAAGCCCTGGCGTCGGGCGAGACGACGGTGGTGATGGGGGGCAGGGCAGGCGTGAAGCAAATGCTACAGGCGGCAGAGAGGTATCGGGTGACCGCCATGACGGCGTCGCCTCCCGTGGTGGTCGCGATGGCAAAGTGGCCGGAGCCGCTAGACCTAGAAGCTCTGCAGACAATCACCTGTGGCGGCGCGCCGCTCCCTGAGGCAGCAGCCGTGCGATTCATGATGCGATTTCCACGCGTCGAGATCCGTCAG GGATATGGATGCACTGAAGGTGGACCCATATCTTGGATGATCTGTAAAGAAGAGTGTCGTCGGGTTAGGTCTGCTGGTCGCCTCTCCCACAACGTTGAAGCTATGCTTGTGGATAATGCCACAGGAGAAAGATTATCAATTGGCCAAACTGGAGAACTATGGGTTAGAAGCCCTTCCGTCATGCTAG GTTACGTCGGAAATGAGCAAGCAAATGCAATCACCTTCGATGCCAATGGTTGGTTGAAGACTGGCGACCTCTGTTACTTTGATGAGGATGGATTTCTTCACGTTGTGGATCGGTTGAAGGAATTGATTAAATATAAAGCCTATCAG GTTGCACCTGCTGAGTTAGAGCATTTGCTTCAATGTCTACCGGGGATTGCCGATGCTGCAGTGGTTCC TTATCCGGACGAGGAAGCAGGCCAAATACCTATGGCTTTAATAGTTCCACAGCCAGGATCCAACCTCAGTGGAATAGAAATAATGGAACTCATTGCGAAGCAG GTGGCGCCTTACAAGAATATTCGCAAAGTAGTGTTCACTAACTACATACCGAAAACTCCATCAGGAAAGATCTTGAGAGCCGCATTGCGCAACCATGCAGTTTTCAACTCCTTGTCTAAACTATAA